Part of the Notamacropus eugenii isolate mMacEug1 chromosome 5, mMacEug1.pri_v2, whole genome shotgun sequence genome is shown below.
ctTCCGATCATTTTTCCTGGTTAGGTGGATGAGAGTGTCCTGCCCACTGTAagcctttccttttatttcctcttcctctacAGGTCTACCCACCGGTGACACCAATGAGCACAATGACCCCCCTCAATTCTTACATGACCCTGAGCCCCCTGAGCCCTCCATACCCACCTCCTGGCCTCCCAGCCTCACCCCTTCCAGCTGGTCCCCTGGCCCCAACAGCTCCCCCAGCGCCTCTGGGACCTCCATTCCCAGCTCTGGGACCCAGTGGGGGCAGCAGCGGGGGCCCAGGGTATGCTGGCCCAGGACCTGTGCTAGGTCGGCCAAAGGAGGCCCCGAAGGGCAGTTACCGCCGTCCTCTGGCTCACGCTAAACCCCCATACTCCTACATCTCCCTCATCACTATGGCTATCCAGCAGGCCCCTGGCAAGATGCTGACCCTGAATGAGATTTATCAGTGGATTATGGACCTGTTTCCGTACTACCGAGAGAACCAACAGAGATGGCAGAACTCCATCCGCCACTCACTTTCCTTCAATGATTGCTTTGTCAAGGTGGCCCGATCTCCGGACAAACCCGGCAAAGGCTCTTACTGGGCCCTCCACCCAGGTTCTGGCAACATGTTTGAGAATGGTTGCTATCTCCGGCGGCAGAAACGCTTCAAGCTGGAGGAGAAAGTCAAGAAAGCTgatggtgggggtggaggtgggggaccAGGGGGCCGGGGAGCAGCCGGGGCTGCCTCAGCTGCCTtgtcttcctccccacctccaccacctGGGCCCCCTGCTCCGGAGGCAGAGGCcctgggtgggggggagggaacagCAGGGACCCTGAACTGCAGCTCGCCCCCACCCTCTGGGGGCCCCTATTTCCCTGGCTTGGAACTCCCCAGTGAGCTGAAGTTGGATGTCCCCTATAACTTCAACCACCCCTTCTCTATTAGTAACCTGATGTCGGAGCAGGCAGCGCCAAGTCCGATGCCACAGGCAGCTCCCAAGCTGGACGTGGGTTTCCCTGGCTATGGGGCTGAGGGTGGAGGTGGACTTGGTGAGGCTGGGGTCTACTACCAGGGCCTGTATACCCGCTCTCTTCTCAACGCTTCCTAGCCACAAGGGAGTAGCCAGTGGAGTGGCAAGAAAGGGGTGGACCTGGAATGTCAAGATGAGGTGCAGTTGTCATCTGTGGGGTCAGGCAAGGCCCCTGTTTCTGTTGGAATGGATTGCTGTCTTGGTTAGCTGCTCCCTGCCCTTTCAACTTCTCCCACTGGTCATCATGATGGCTCTCATCCTCCTTTCTTTCTGGCCACCATTTTAGTCAGTGTCTTGGTATATCCCATTGGTCATCACATGGGCTGCCATTTTCCCTTCCATGTTACAATATTTTAAGTTGGGATTGGTTGAAGAGATTGGGGGCAGGGAGTCAGTTCAAGTCTCTCTCTTAACTGGGAGGCCCAGTGCAGTGAGGGGACCGTAGCCAGGAAGGGACAGCACCTTTTCCATGGCTTTTGGGCTTGGACATTAAAGCTTTTCTCCCCCCTCTCAGTCTGCTTCTGTTCATCGGCGTCAGGATGGGAAGGAACTCTGATGCTTGGGTCCCTTTTTCTCCTAGACCTGTGGCCATTAGTGAGAGGGCAGATACTGGGTACCCTTCTCCTTGGTTTTTTGTCAGTGGAGTTCATCACTCTTCTAATATTGCTGGCCCCAAACAAAGACGATGACAGTGATAGCAATAAGGTGGGATATAGAGGTGGAGGAGACCTCAGAGAGCCTGTaacccaaccttctcattttgtgattcaggcccagagaggtagtgacttgcccagggccacacaataagtgacttacctggaATCTGAGCTCAGGTCCATGGACTCAAGACGCAGTTGAAAGAATTCTGAATTTGGATCCTAGCATTGCCACTTATATTAGTGTGTAACCTAAGGAAGTCACTTCCTCTCACCATCCTACCATCTACCTGAGGActcccatttataaaataatggGAGGTTTGTAAAAGCTTTTCTCTGGGAGCACTAGATGCCTGGGTCCTCTGGTCAGGCCCTCAGTGCTGGAActgggtagggggtggggaagacAGACATGGGCCTGACCTTTGCTCCCCACCTTCCCACATTGGTGTCCCTGACCCCAGAACAGTTTGTTCACCAGAGCTGCCCCTGCCAGTGCGGCccaggaaagagggagggggaggcaatTTCTCCACCTCAGgaccctcccccatcccaatcCACGCTGAGAGGGTCCCCAACCTTGGCCCTGCTGGAGAAGAGCCAAGTCATGGCTGGGGGATGGTGGCTACTCGAGAGTCCCTCTGTCCATCTGCCCTTGGTCGTGGagtctcctctctttcctccactCCCTTTTCAGCTATCTCTTCTCTGTGTGGATTGTCCCCAtcactatctctgtctttttccaGATCTTTGCCCTGTTTCCAGATTTCCATCTTTCTGTTTCTGGGTCTGTTGctgtctctttccatctctgcGACTATAAATGTCTCTTTCCACCTGTTTTTAAAACTACATTTTGTAGATTTCTCTCTGTGCCATGCTCCTTTGTCTCAGACCCTGTATCTTAGTCCCCTTGTATATctgttttggtgtgtgtgtgtgtgttgtgttgtgtgtgtgtgtgtgtgtgtatgtgtgtgtgtgtgcgcgccaGCTTTCCTCCTGTGCTCTCCGGGTGTCTGTTTCtacctctgcctcattttcctcctcttagAGGAAGAGACACTGAGAAAGGGAcagccccattctatttctcttctctgacccTCTGGCTCTCCCGGTGTGTTTGTGGTCTCTGCCCCCTTCTGTGGGCTCCTGTTTTCCCAGCCCTGCCTCCGTCCCTCCGGAGCCCTGGATCCtcattcctcccccaccccaccccccttcctTCCCGCCTCCCAGTCCGTGCCTGGCTCCCTGTCTGTCCCTCCGTCCTCCGGAGCCCGCCCGGGGAATTCCTCCGGCTTCCTGGAAAAAACAACTGggagcagcagcagacaggggctcagTCTCTCCCTGggctccctccccccctcctcgGACCTCGGGGTCTCTCCCGGAGCGAGCGGGCCGGGGGCCAGGCGGGGCCGGGGCTGAGGCCGGAGGCTGCGGTTTAGCCGCTCCCCAGAGGCCCCCGGATCTGGCCCCCACCCGGCCAACAGCCCAAATATTATTCCACGCGAGCGAGCGAGGGAGCCGCCGCTGCAGCCTCCAGCTGAAAAGAGTctttttcatcctcctcctccggGCGGGGGGGAGGAAGAAGCCGGGGCTGGAAGTGGGGGCCCAACCCAGCTCTGGCCCGGAGACCCCCCGGGGACTCAGTGGGGATTCCAAGCCTCCCCGGCCCTGCCCCGGGGTTCGACTCCCGGATCCTGAGGGCTGCGGCCCAGGGGAGTGTTAGCTGGGGTCTCGGTGGCCCAG
Proteins encoded:
- the FOXA3 gene encoding hepatocyte nuclear factor 3-gamma isoform X2, which produces MSTMTPLNSYMTLSPLSPPYPPPGLPASPLPAGPLAPTAPPAPLGPPFPALGPSGGSSGGPGYAGPGPVLGRPKEAPKGSYRRPLAHAKPPYSYISLITMAIQQAPGKMLTLNEIYQWIMDLFPYYRENQQRWQNSIRHSLSFNDCFVKVARSPDKPGKGSYWALHPGSGNMFENGCYLRRQKRFKLEEKVKKADGGGGGGGPGGRGAAGAASAALSSSPPPPPGPPAPEAEALGGGEGTAGTLNCSSPPPSGGPYFPGLELPSELKLDVPYNFNHPFSISNLMSEQAAPSPMPQAAPKLDVGFPGYGAEGGGGLGEAGVYYQGLYTRSLLNAS
- the FOXA3 gene encoding hepatocyte nuclear factor 3-gamma isoform X1 encodes the protein MLGAAPSVKMEAHELSEWSYFPEASEVYPPVTPMSTMTPLNSYMTLSPLSPPYPPPGLPASPLPAGPLAPTAPPAPLGPPFPALGPSGGSSGGPGYAGPGPVLGRPKEAPKGSYRRPLAHAKPPYSYISLITMAIQQAPGKMLTLNEIYQWIMDLFPYYRENQQRWQNSIRHSLSFNDCFVKVARSPDKPGKGSYWALHPGSGNMFENGCYLRRQKRFKLEEKVKKADGGGGGGGPGGRGAAGAASAALSSSPPPPPGPPAPEAEALGGGEGTAGTLNCSSPPPSGGPYFPGLELPSELKLDVPYNFNHPFSISNLMSEQAAPSPMPQAAPKLDVGFPGYGAEGGGGLGEAGVYYQGLYTRSLLNAS